From the genome of Lotus japonicus ecotype B-129 chromosome 6, LjGifu_v1.2, one region includes:
- the LOC130725164 gene encoding secreted RxLR effector protein 161-like, which translates to MKSGFEMSLVGELNYFLRLQVKQVEDSMFISQSKYVKELVKKFRLEGSTHKRTPAATHIKLTKDDSGANVDQSLYRSMIGSLLYLTASRPDIAFAVGVCARYQAAPKESHLIQVKRIIKYVSGTNDYGIFYVHHTNSSLVGYCDADWAGNADDRKSTSGGCFFLGNNLISWFSKKQNCISLSTAKAEYIAAGSDCTQLVKKFG; encoded by the coding sequence ATGAAGTCTGGGTTTGAAATGAGCTTGGTTGGTGAATTAAACTACTTCCTGAGATTACAAGTGAAACAGGTGGAAGATTCTATGTTCATTTCACAGAGCAAGTATGTCAAGGAATTGGTTAAGAAGTTTCGTCTTGAAGGTTCAACTCATAAGAGAACTCCAGCAGCCACTCACATCAAATTGACCAAAGATGATAGTGGAGCTAATGTTGATCAGAGTCTCTACAGAAGCATGATAGGAAGTCTACTGTACCTCACTGCTAGTAGACCTGACATTGCCTTTGCAGTAGGAGTGTGTGCAAGGTATCAAGCTGCTCCCAAGGAAAGTCATCTTATTCAAGTGAAGAGGATTATCAAGTATGTTAGTGGAACCAATGATTATGGTATTTTTTATGTTCATCATACAAACTCTAGTCTTGTAGGatactgtgatgcagattgggcaggtaatGCAGATGATAGGAAGAGCACTtcaggtggatgtttcttcttgGGGAACAATCTTATTTCATGGTTCAGCAAGAAACAAAATTGTATATCCTTATCTACTGCTAAAGCTGAGTATATAGCAGCTGGAAGTGATTGCACTCAATTGGTTAAGAAGTTTGGATGA